TATATACATGGATTTGGCTAGTTACATTGGCGAAGaggacaaaaaagaaaaagaaaaaaaaagagaaaagagaaagagaaagagaaaaggactGGAATTATTTGATTAGTTACTAGCGGGTCTGAAAGCACGAAGGCGCATACTAAACTACCACCTACTCTCCAGACAGTGATAGTCACCAGCCTTCCGGAACCCGAACACGTCAAAAATGTCTTCTACTGTATGCTCCGCCACGGCGAACTCCCGGCCCTAGAAAAGGAGCGCTTGTTTATCGACACCTCCACGATCGATCCAGCTTCGTCCCGAGAAATTGCCAATGCAATCCACACAACGCGCCAAGGGCGATTCGTCGACGCCCCGATGTCAGGCGGAGTTGTGGGGGCCCGCGCCGGCACGCTCTCCTTTATGTTCGGGGCTTCATCGCAGACCGGCGAGCTCGTTGACCGCGTCCAGTCCGTTTTGATGCTAATGGGCAAGAAGGCCTGGCACATGGGTAATTCGGGAACAGGCGTTTCCGCCAAATTAGCCAACAATTATCTCCTggccatcaacaacattgcCACTGCCGAGGTCATGAATCTGGGAATCCGTTGCGGACTCGACCCCAAGGTCCTGGCCGATATGATCAATACATCGACTGGTCGCTGCTGGCCGATGGAGATCAATAACCCGGTTCCGGGCGTGGTCGAGACCGCGCCAGCATCGCGCGAATATGCCGGTGGGTTTGGCATTAGTTTGATGAATAAAGATCTTCGCCTGGCGATTTCCGCTGCGGAGGAGTCTGGTACTCCCCTCGCGCTGGCCGATAAGGCCCGGGGGGTGTATAAAGCGGTGGAAGATGAACATCGAGGTAAGGACTTTTCGGTGGTATACAAATGGCTGCAAGAGCAGTCGGCTACTCAATCGTAGCAGATTATCATCGGATTGAaattgttcttcttggttgaTATTCCTTTAGCGCGGCACTGTTTTGGGAACCCTACATAGTTTTCTgatttcttatttttttttcttacgTTATATGCGATGATATATGCGGCAGAGTTAGAATTACATACGCGGGCAATTGAACAAACATGACGAAATTATAGTTGTATTCCCTCCAGGTTTGGCCAGATAATATACATAAGTCTAACTTCTACGGTAAGGAATGACTACCGGCCTGTATAAAccattccagaaagaaaaatcaatGACATGCGGGTATGTAGTATATGTAATCTCCGAAATAAAATTGCGCAGAAACGCCCCCCCACATTGCACGGAatattgaagaaaaaaggcaacgTATGACCgacaagggaaaaagaatgCTTATACAAGCCaagtgtactccgtagtcagaaatgcaaagataAAGTGAATGATTATTGGCCCGGTGATGCTGGGTTGCTGGCCGGACCTGTGAGATACTCTGGTGGCACTTTCGGCACACGGGGTGAACTTGCAGCCTGTGCCAAAGCCCGGTGTTGAGCTCGGACAAGATCGCGTTGTCGCTCCTTATCTCGGTTATTCGCGGCACCGCCAGTAAGCCGTCTCATACCACTTCGGATCATGGACTCTAGTGACGAGGACCCATCAGTTGCGCTACGTGTTTGGTTCAGTTGATGAGGTGCCAGCCTATTAGCTATGATGCGCTCATCGAGATCATacattccttcttcaacttcatcatcggagaGGAATGCAGATTCGTTGAAGCCAATAGGTGGAGTAAAAAACTGAGTACTGGATGACGTAGGGGAGAATAATTGATTGACAGGAGACGTCACCGAACGAGCGTGCGACACTGGGCGCAACGTTTGACTCGACGCCTGAGGTGTCAGTACCCCTGGTGAATGTACTCCAGGGTTGTCGAACCGGAAATTTGGGGGTCGAGATTCAGCGAGGCCGTTATGaaaagacgacgaggaagccGTTCGGGCGAGCGATTTTCGTAAAATCGGGGCTGTTTGTTGGTCATAGAGATTGGCGCTAGTGTCAACATAGGTCCCTGTAAAGCCGCGCAATGCCGAGTCTGGTATAGACTCAATTGTCGGGTTACTTGTCTCGGTTTCTTCAAAAAAGTCGTCCAGGCTGTCCAGTTTTTGTACAATATCTCCAATATTGCCATCCGCCTGCGTGTCAATAGACTTCATCGTATCAGCCCGCATCGGGAAGAAGGAATCGTTGTATTCGTCTGCATGGAACTCTACTTCGGAGGGAGTGGTTTCTTGCACTTCAATACGATCGACCTCAGCACAGGTGTAGAAGACGGCGTGGACGTTATGCCGGGTGATACTCGATTGGGTAGCAGGCATCGGTATGGACCATCCGGTGGGTTCTGGTATACCATACAGACTTTGAATACGCTCGTATTCTTTGCGGATAGCCCgagacgaagatgatgatgccataCTCATTCGAATGTGATGACGCTCCATAGGGTTGCCTGAGACAGTCATAATATGATCCATCACCTGCAGAGCTTGAGGACAAAGATCGGTTTGCAAAAGACGCAGGAGGGGTGAGATCAAGTCAAAGCCATGGCATGTCACCTCTCCCCGTCGCATGTCAATTTCGGGAATGAGCACGCAGAGTATCTTCATGATCTTGACCCGAAACCAATTGGTCGTATTGGTCAGCAAGCCCATAAGAAAGATAAGGCTCTGAACATCTTGCCGAGGGAAATAGTACGAGCGGATTTCGGTGATTATGTGGCTTAAGAAATCGTTCTCGGCCTTATACTGTCCATTGGCAAACCCGAGGAGCGAAGCTGCAAGACGCGGGCACCTCTCACTCTCAGCAACACGAGCTAACAATGTAGCACGAGCAAGTGTCTTCGGATCATCAACGGCGGGATCAAACTGGTGTAGAAAGTGGGCCATGTTTGCCAGAATtgtgaagagaaggcggtTACCATCACCCATGAGTTCGTTGTTTGGAAAGCCACTCAAACGGTGCAGAACATCCAGTGTCAGGTTAAGCGATTCGCATGATTTCAAGCCTTTGTAGACTAGATTCTGAAGACCATCAAATCCACCCTCCCATTTAGGGGGCTGACCTTTGATAAGCTCTGTGACAACCATCGGGTCACTCAGATCGACGCGCTCCATGAACTTTTCCAACATACCAATACTCTCAATGAACTCTGTCTCATGAATAGTGTTTAGACATGCACAAGTAGTCCAAAACAATTGTGGATAACGCAGAAGATCCGTTGGGGCCAAGGAGCTAATTATAATCTTGAGCGTTGTGAGTATCTCCATCGAAAACGTCCGGTAGTCCGCTTCCTCGTCCGCAATTGTATTGGATAGTCGAGCTAGCATATCTGCAAGCATCCTAGAGTCCAACGACATGGATATGCAGCGAAATACTTGGAAAGATCGACAGGCAAGGTGTCGTACCGGGCATGAAGTCGCCCAATTCAAAGCTTCTTTAGCCCAAAGATCATTTATACCTTCATACGCCAGactgaagaaatcaacaaccTGTCCAGTAACACTTCCCATCGACGAAGGAACCCGGCTACCgttatcctcttcatccttaTCATTGAGGTCTTCATATTCCCAGACCACCTTTGGATCGCTTTTGCGGATAGACTCTACAAAATCTTCGATAGACTGCCTAGTTCCAGCTGAGGCGTCGTCTTCAAGCTTCGCAGCAATTAGTTCATGGATCAGGTGAACCAACATTTCTCTAGCCTGCTCTTGTACGGTGAGTGTGTAGTGATCCCAGAGAATCAGGACAACGTGAAGTAGCTTGACCACATCTTCCAGGGGAAGAGTAACGGGAGCAACCATTAAGTCCacgagaaagacaagagcGACTTGGCCAAGAGAAAGTCCTGCCTGTTTGTTCCCCACCGGGAGTACGGCTGCCAGGTCTGCAACATAGGGCAAGCCCTTGATATCCGGTGGAGGTGGGGTTATATCTTTCCTCTCCTGTACCATGTTCTTAGGAACAACTTGCAGCAAGAAAAACTCGATGACCTTTGAACCAGCAGGAGTCCCtgcaaggaaaacaacaactTGCTTGGCATACTCCACAAAGTTCTGTTCTTTACGCTCCAAGCAAAGACTAATAACAAAGTCGAGAACTAGCTGCACGTTCCCGCCGTGCGGACCTGTTGTCAATGCCTGCCAAAGAGCTTGAACTTCATTCGGAAGTATCGTGCTGCACCGAATGGTGATCTCGAAAAGGTTGGCTAAAAGCATATATGACCTGGCCGTAGGCCCGCCGTTGGGATCAACCTGAAGCTCTATCGTCTGTACCCATGGCAAAATAGCAGCGACCATGTTTCGTTGACTATCGGGCCGCAAGTTCCTGAAGTGCAAGGAGAATTCTGAAAAGAGAGTAAAAGCAAGGTCAGAGTGTTGTTTTGCTAAACGCTTAGACGTTTCAAACTGAGCTAGTTTGTATACGGCGGTAGTTTTATCAGAGATACTGATGTCGAAGTCTTGCAGTCTAGAGCTCTTCTGTTGGCGTTCCTCTAGAATGCGAAGAAGCTTGGCAGACTTCATTCTGATCTCCCGTTTCTGATTACCGAGGGTAACGAGGACTGCCCccaatattctccagaaGCCAAGCGGGTAGTCCGTGTGCTCGATGAGTACCTCAGAAACCACTTCAAAATAACTCTCAAGAGCCTTGGGCCGTTCTGTGATATAACACATCTCTATCGATCGTTCCAGCAGGTAAGCATGCTCTTTATTGTGAACGATCAGATTCTTGAGTGCTCGTCTGCCAATCGCATGCCACTTATCACTGATGGTGCTGCTAAAGATGATATCAATCCACGATAGCATTCGTCCCACATCGAATCGAAGCACTGAGCCACTTTCTGTAGTAATGCTGATTGGTCCCGCCTTCAAGAATTAGCTGACGAACATAAGTCATGAGAGCGAAGCAGTTACTTACACACAAAGATGCCATAGCGTTAAGCGCCGCTGCACGtaaattcttcttttctatctccatGGCCGCTGCAGTGTTACGTACGTCACCGGTTTCGCGCTGGTTTGTAATAGCAAGTTTGCGCatattttcctctctctgAGAGATCTGAGCCTGGTTTGGGGAGTATCCGCACCAATCTTCCATGAGAGAGAATGCGGACTTTCTGGATTCAAAAGGTATCCAACGTGAAGAATCCTTTGTGCGATGGATTCCCTCAAAAAGCTCTTCCATGAGCCCACAGAAATGAAATCGTAGCCGCTGGAATTCCCAGTCATTCTGAACCTCGGCATCACTCAAAAATATCCGTAGGTCTTTAGCGTATGTCACGAGGTTGTTGACGATCCAGTCGTCATTATACACTTCTGGCTCCTGCAGAAAGTGCGATGTAAGCTTGTAAACATGTGTGACTTCTGTCCGCAGCCTATCCGTTCTTCGATTGCGTTTCGGACTGCTCGGAGATCGGTGATGTGTGCCAATGCGAATCTTAGCTTCCTCATTGCAGGTTGTGACGGCGTACTGGAGTGACTCAAGCAATGTACGATAAAGATTCTTATTTATGGAACCCAAAGCGGCAACAATTGCATTGCGGATGGAAGTCCTTTCAGCTGACAGCAACGGAATTACAAATGCAAAGAGACTCCTGGCGGAACTGATCTTGTCATTTGATTGCTGCGAACCTTTAGAGGATTTCCGCGCATGTTGGGCATTGGCTAGCTGACTCTGAGACTGCGCACCTACACTATTGACAGTCGTGCAGGCCATGACCAAGTAAAGCTTCCACTGTTCGATCAGAATCTCAGCGGTCATATGGGATCTTCCATGGGGGCGGGTCTGTGTGGCATCCAAGGGGCCATATGGAGGATGTTGGGGATTTTCAGCAAGTCCCGTGATCGTTTTATGCATCAGAACAAGCCTTGCACAGACAATCTCCCGCCCGAGGGTCACAGCAAACGGACAAGTCTCGAAGCTGATCCGGATAATATTCGGGAACACTTTTGACCACAATGTTGAATCGTACGACACTTCACTGCTACACAGCTCGATAAGTGTGTTTTGTGATGCACTCCtccgttttcctttctgaATTCGGCTTCTCTCGGCAACTGTAAGTTGCTCGTCACTTACATTCAAGATCTGGTGAGAGTCGGCCTCGAGAATCTTGATGATTCGTGTATTCTCCTTACCAAGAGCTCTGTCAAACTCCGTAATAAGCCGCAGTACTGTTATAGCGAAAGCTCGCACCCTTCTAGACTGCGAGCACAGAAAAAATAGGCCATGAgattcaatctcttcaacaTGAGCCAGGACACTAGAAAGGTCAAGCTGCAAGGCGCGGCTACCAGAGCCGGATTTATCACCCGAATCAGCTGCGACGGCTCCCTTGCTCTTGTGTTTGATCTCCTCTATCCAAATCTCCAACAACTCAACATAGAGCCTCAATGTAGATTCTATGTGGCCTGGACCAAGCATGCCTTCGTCTGACATTGTTGAATACCTTGCATCAAAGTTGAAGATAAACCGAGCAAAGCCTATAGTTACCTGCTGCGCGTGACATTGTCTGGCAATCGCCTTCAAAGACTCTGCGGATGAAAAGGCTATATTGGATTGCACGTGGGCGGTGCCAGTACATAGCAAATTGATCAGCGAGTTAAATGGTATATGATCTGATAAGCACCGGGGGAGTGCTTGAACAGCAACATGAAGCAAATCGTAAAAGCCTTGCCGTTGATCTAATGTGTTTATGTGATCATCGCGCCTCCCAAAACTGAACGCCTCTGAGATCGGGGTCTTCGGAGTCGCGCCTCCAAACTTCTCATCCAAAGCCGCCTGGCCTCCGAATGTGTTATCACACAGAAGGGTAATTTTACCCAGTATCTCGCAGAAGCGGATATAGTAAGTCCTAACGTTGTCACTCAGCCTGGAAGTGTTGACGGGACGTGGCCGTGTATCGTCTCGGCTTTCCAAAGCAGTTGGTAACCGCGGGTCCGTAAGGAATTGGGGCCGCAGCAAGTTAGTCGATGCTGAGATGTCAGTAAAGGGGTTCGGTATGGACCCAGTTGGAAACGGAGGGCATAGTTGGTCACAGTTCTCAAGGTCGGTAATTATAGCAAGGAACGATCTAATGCCGatgaccatcttctccggctccatCTGCTCaatcttcaattctttgCCGGATAGGAAAAGGTCTGAATTCATCATAGGGAATATGATGTTACGGAAACAAACTTCCGGATGTTTAAACCCAATCATGCGCACCAGTTGAATTAACGGCTCCGTGATCGCCGGCTCGGTACTCAGGTATGTTCTCTTGCCCACGGGTAGTGCAATCCTAGCTATCTCATCAACTTTTCGTAGAGTAGCTGTCGGAGACTCTGAGTAGCGGAAGAAGTACGTCCAAAGTAAGCGGCACATGGCATGGAGAGCTGGGCCCCTGGTAGGACGGTCCTTTAGCCTTGCTGGCAGCCCTAAAATGACAGACAACCATTGGGAAGAAAAGTTCTCTTTAGATGAAACACACAAGAGTAAAACGTGGAGAGGAAAAGTAGCAGCCCAATGGCGAGGTTTGGTCAGCATTTGTGATAGGCGCGATTGGACCAAATCCAAGAATTCCTTCCACCTAGGCAGGGATAAATCGCAGTTTGGATTTGCTGCCACCGGGAGAAGCAGCTTTTCGAAAATATAACAGTAAGCCTGCTTGACCCGCTGCCCATGCGCATTAACAAACAACCGTGCCAACGACCGCATGAAGTCACACGACTTAGGCCATGCGTCTGGAAAGGTCCTAATCCGGAGATGTCTCATCCCTAATATCAAAAGCTCGGCTCTGGCATCGCCATCCTTCGAAGGCCCCCGAAgtgtttcttccttttggTATCGTTCCAATTCCGTTATAAAGCGGGTTGTGACACTTGTGAAGTTTGTTTCACTCATGATTCCGAGCAGTTGCGAGTATATCCTCCAATTAGCTATGCGAAGTGGTGAGGCTGCAACCTGGTCTGGATCAACCGTCTTGAGTTGGCCAAACACAATTTCTTCCAAGCGCTCAGCCATGTCGACGGTAATAGAAGCAAGACTACTCTGGTTGAATATCTCAATCAGCACTCGGCAAACGAGATACACTGACACCGTTGCACGGCGCTCAGCCAAAATGACATCGTCACTCCTGGAGAATATGGGGTTAGGAGGGTGGTCTGGCTGAGCAGCCGTTTCAGCAGCCACTTGGGGTGGTTCTGTATTCCGCCGTATAAGTAAGCCGTTCTCCTTTGACTGGCAGAATTAGGTATGATTAGCTAACGGGCGCCTATTCGCAGGGGGATCTGAACCATACTTGATTAGGTACTTGTTTGGCCAGGATTGCAGCATCGCCTTTGACTTTACGCCAGTACATTATTGTATCAATCAGAGGTTTCGGCTTTTGCCGTGCGATATGGCCAAGAGCGGAGATCAACTGATCAAAGCCTGGATCTGCTCCTGGTCCACATACCATTTCCACAGGCACGTCAGACTCTCCCAGTTTCATAATTGCTTGGTTTATCTTGTTGTCTGCCTGGCCAACAAACTTATCCCACAGTCAGCTGCTATTCCAAGTATACTTGCGCTGGGCCGAGATGCGCTTACAGAGTTGAAAAGATGGTGTAAGGCATATTCCCCGACGGTCTTTGATTCTGTAAGATGATTCTTTGAATGCGACCGACTATGTGAGCGTGGTTTCCCACTCGAGTTCATCCTTCTATGTGCTGGGTTCGCCAGTCCGCCCTCGGCGGCCTCATCGGTATCACGATCTTCGATGGTGCTCAACATGCCCTGCAGGGTATGAGCCGTCCCGTTGGTCGCCTGGTTCTGATGAAATGTATGCATATCAAGCTGCTCCAGTCTGCCTAGCGGGGAATTATCCTGTTCAACGCTAACGCCACGCCCCAGGGACGCGATCATCTCCGGGCTCAGAGGACtattggaggtggaggaggcggcgaaGCTGGGATTACGAGAGTGCTGGATCCCATGAACTATCGAAGTCTGGCGATGGTGTCCGTATGAGTTAGAAGGACGTCTCTCCAGAGTAGCATCGTAGCTAGCGCCGGGGCGTCCGGAAGCAGTCTCAGGGCTTTTGGAGTGAGAATGGCCGCGGCGGGTATTTTGAGGTTGAAGGGTCGAAGGGGCGAGCGTGGAGGGGTcggctggtcttcctctaACGGCGGACGTTTCTCGACTGTGAACGGTGGAAGATGGAGTACTTCTAGTCACTAACCGTTCCGGTGGGGATGCGAAGGTATGGTGCGACGCGAGACCTGACTCGTCAGGGATGAGGGGCATTGTTGTTGGCTGGACGGGGCCAGCTTTGATCGATGGATGTGAAGCCACTAGACATGCATAGAATTCAGATTAGTTTATCGATCGTCGAACTATCATGTCGTTATATGAAGGGCCTTGGTGTAGGAACTCTCGAAAGAAAGGCTAGTATTCAAATAGTTGGAGAGTCATCAGGGACACATACTGTTGTACTGCGTCTTTTTATTCAACCTGGATTCATTGCTTACTGAGGCTCACATTTACTGGAGCGAAAGAATCCAAGGACAATTTAGAGCAGCACATTGTTGCTCAGCAGCCCGAAGATAGCGGAGAATAAAGTGAGATTGTGGTGGTGtccaaggatgatgatctcTGACCGATGAGCTTTGTCCTAATGGGCAGTTGTTTGTTCGCGACCGAAAGCACGGGTCTTCTATGGGCACCACGAGAGGGAAGGGGGGAAC
The sequence above is a segment of the Aspergillus oryzae RIB40 DNA, chromosome 3 genome. Coding sequences within it:
- a CDS encoding uncharacterized protein (predicted dehydrogenase) gives rise to the protein MSMSRALSLPLRRVSATSPTMRLSPSAFTATRAFSSSLRRDDTWGFIGLGQMGYAMAKNLRAKIPASDTLIIRDINENTAKRFVEETQEAVRNSGAKEDTSKVLIAQNAREVAEQSTVIVTSLPEPEHVKNVFYCMLRHGELPALEKERLFIDTSTIDPASSREIANAIHTTRQGRFVDAPMSGGVVGARAGTLSFMFGASSQTGELVDRVQSVLMLMGKKAWHMGNSGTGVSAKLANNYLLAINNIATAEVMNLGIRCGLDPKVLADMINTSTGRCWPMEINNPVPGVVETAPASREYAGGFGISLMNKDLRLAISAAEESGTPLALADKARGVYKAVEDEHRGKDFSVVYKWLQEQSATQS
- a CDS encoding putative cell morphogenesis protein (PAG1) (fry-like conserved proteins), producing MAASNGLAPWGHFKLNEVHQFFIFIFNIFFSFLWIPCNLWKSMSSRNINYAIRSFLDPTSVSCGTLYIEDTPPTLPTTMPLIPDESGLASHHTFASPPERLVTRSTPSSTVHSRETSAVRGRPADPSTLAPSTLQPQNTRRGHSHSKSPETASGRPGASYDATLERRPSNSYGHHRQTSIVHGIQHSRNPSFAASSTSNSPLSPEMIASLGRGVSVEQDNSPLGRLEQLDMHTFHQNQATNGTAHTLQGMLSTIEDRDTDEAAEGGLANPAHRRMNSSGKPRSHSRSHSKNHLTESKTVGEYALHHLFNSFVGQADNKINQAIMKLGESDVPVEMVCGPGADPGFDQLISALGHIARQKPKPLIDTIMYWRKVKGDAAILAKQVPNQSKENGLLIRRNTEPPQVAAETAAQPDHPPNPIFSRSDDVILAERRATVSVYLVCRVLIEIFNQSSLASITVDMAERLEEIVFGQLKTVDPDQVAASPLRIANWRIYSQLLGIMSETNFTSVTTRFITELERYQKEETLRGPSKDGDARAELLILGMRHLRIRTFPDAWPKSCDFMRSLARLFVNAHGQRVKQAYCYIFEKLLLPVAANPNCDLSLPRWKEFLDLVQSRLSQMLTKPRHWAATFPLHVLLLCVSSKENFSSQWLSVILGLPARLKDRPTRGPALHAMCRLLWTYFFRYSESPTATLRKVDEIARIALPVGKRTYLSTEPAITEPLIQLVRMIGFKHPEVCFRNIIFPMMNSDLFLSGKELKIEQMEPEKMVIGIRSFLAIITDLENCDQLCPPFPTGSIPNPFTDISASTNLLRPQFLTDPRLPTALESRDDTRPRPVNTSRLSDNVRTYYIRFCEILGKITLLCDNTFGGQAALDEKFGGATPKTPISEAFSFGRRDDHINTLDQRQGFYDLLHVAVQALPRCLSDHIPFNSLINLLCTGTAHVQSNIAFSSAESLKAIARQCHAQQVTIGFARFIFNFDARYSTMSDEGMLGPGHIESTLRLYVELLEIWIEEIKHKSKGAVAADSGDKSGSGSRALQLDLSSVLAHVEEIESHGLFFLCSQSRRVRAFAITVLRLITEFDRALGKENTRIIKILEADSHQILNVSDEQLTVAERSRIQKGKRRSASQNTLIELCSSEVSYDSTLWSKVFPNIIRISFETCPFAVTLGREIVCARLVLMHKTITGLAENPQHPPYGPLDATQTRPHGRSHMTAEILIEQWKLYLVMACTTVNSVGAQSQSQLANAQHARKSSKGSQQSNDKISSARSLFAFVIPLLSAERTSIRNAIVAALGSINKNLYRTLLESLQYAVTTCNEEAKIRIGTHHRSPSSPKRNRRTDRLRTEVTHVYKLTSHFLQEPEVYNDDWIVNNLVTYAKDLRIFLSDAEVQNDWEFQRLRFHFCGLMEELFEGIHRTKDSSRWIPFESRKSAFSLMEDWCGYSPNQAQISQREENMRKLAITNQRETGDVRNTAAAMEIEKKNLRAAALNAMASLCAGPISITTESGSVLRFDVGRMLSWIDIIFSSTISDKWHAIGRRALKNLIVHNKEHAYLLERSIEMCYITERPKALESYFEVVSEVLIEHTDYPLGFWRILGAVLVTLGNQKREIRMKSAKLLRILEERQQKSSRLQDFDISISDKTTAVYKLAQFETSKRLAKQHSDLAFTLFSEFSLHFRNLRPDSQRNMVAAILPWVQTIELQVDPNGGPTARSYMLLANLFEITIRCSTILPNEVQALWQALTTGPHGGNVQLVLDFVISLCLERKEQNFVEYAKQVVVFLAGTPAGSKVIEFFLLQVVPKNMVQERKDITPPPPDIKGLPYVADLAAVLPVGNKQAGLSLGQVALVFLVDLMVAPVTLPLEDVVKLLHVVLILWDHYTLTVQEQAREMLVHLIHELIAAKLEDDASAGTRQSIEDFVESIRKSDPKVVWEYEDLNDKDEEDNGSRVPSSMGSVTGQVVDFFSLAYEGINDLWAKEALNWATSCPVRHLACRSFQVFRCISMSLDSRMLADMLARLSNTIADEEADYRTFSMEILTTLKIIISSLAPTDLLRYPQLFWTTCACLNTIHETEFIESIGMLEKFMERVDLSDPMVVTELIKGQPPKWEGGFDGLQNLVYKGLKSCESLNLTLDVLHRLSGFPNNELMGDGNRLLFTILANMAHFLHQFDPAVDDPKTLARATLLARVAESERCPRLAASLLGFANGQYKAENDFLSHIITEIRSYYFPRQDVQSLIFLMGLLTNTTNWFRVKIMKILCVLIPEIDMRRGEVTCHGFDLISPLLRLLQTDLCPQALQVMDHIMTVSGNPMERHHIRMSMASSSSSRAIRKEYERIQSLYGIPEPTGWSIPMPATQSSITRHNVHAVFYTCAEVDRIEVQETTPSEVEFHADEYNDSFFPMRADTMKSIDTQADGNIGDIVQKLDSLDDFFEETETSNPTIESIPDSALRGFTGTYVDTSANLYDQQTAPILRKSLARTASSSSFHNGLAESRPPNFRFDNPGVHSPGVLTPQASSQTLRPVSHARSVTSPVNQLFSPTSSSTQFFTPPIGFNESAFLSDDEVEEGMYDLDERIIANRLAPHQLNQTRSATDGSSSLESMIRSGMRRLTGGAANNRDKERQRDLVRAQHRALAQAASSPRVPKVPPEYLTGPASNPASPGQ